From Quercus robur chromosome 8, dhQueRobu3.1, whole genome shotgun sequence:
TAAAATCTTGACCTGTGAATGGCTTAGAACACGTTTCAAGTGCTCTGCTCTGACACCTGGCAGAGCTAGAAGGCAGAGATTACAATTCAACTGCACCTCACCTACTATCTGAAGCCTATGACGAAGGAGTAAATCGTAATTACGATGGATACTTCCACCTGAAGAATTCTCAATTGGAAGAACTGCTTTATCAGCTAGCCATAGTTCAACAGCctgcaaataaaatataaaaatgaatgaaGCAATGATTAAGAGGCCGGGCCATGGTATGATGGCAAGTGCCTTTCACCAAAAGCGACATGTTGCGGCTTCAGTATGACTTAATGAAGCAAGGATTAGTATCAGCTCATTTTAGAAGGTGTTTGGCTATCCATATTGTTCACCAAAATTTCGCTAATGATTCCATCTCTTGGGATTGAGTCATAACAAAGGTGTTGAATCCAAATGTTCAAAAgttgtataagaaaatataGAGAATTAAGTTTCTGCTTGATGTCCTAATTTCAGCCTACAAATTATTACAATATATCACACTAAACCTTAAATGCATCTTCAAAATCATTACAAGGAACTGTTTCGCATTTAGGGTAGGCTTTCAGTGCAGCATCCTCGCTGTATGACCCTGGTAAACCCTGCACCATAAATTCAACCAGATAAGGAACAAGAGGACACTAAGTCTTTAGCACCTAGCAATTCATTTTGATCTTATCTTTGGGATTTACAGACTAGCTTCTGCTAAATATATCCCTTACCTTGAATGATATTCGCACCTTTGAACCACCATCAGGAATAGCAGAAAGATCAGATATGGATAATGGTCCTGCAATTGTGACCAAACATGAAGTTGAGTCAAACTAAACTTGTCAAAGATGGGAGGCAAATGTCTGAGATTGAACATGAATTCAATAAATTCTAGTCCTACCATTTACAtccaccaaaataaataaataaaaattgaactaaTCCTCCTATGGTATATATTTCTAAAAGCTAATCACCATCTTAAATTTGCTCAcgttaaatataattttgacaATTAACCAGCATGAATTCCCTGAATGCTCAATTGCATCAACTATCAAGTCTAGCAACTATTTTGCCCACATGAAATGCAAGTTAAAATTCCAGTTTTACATAACTACATAAGAAGTACATTGAAAGGATAGTCAATCCCATTTGTCCCACAAGttgccaataaaattaatacTCACTTCATCACTATAAGTATATTCAAAGATTCTTAATTgctctctttaaaaataaaataaaactacaaTGAAATAATCATCTTGAAACAAGCTCTAATCTGTATCCAATCCTAATACAAATGTcaattcaaaactttaaaaactccataaatttgataaattgccattaaagaaacaaaaccccACTTGGAAGAGAGTTCAAATCCTTTTGCAATCTCCTTGAAACATCGTTCTCTGTCTGATCAACTATTTGTTGCAACTTGGTGCCCCGGTTGGACGTGTTCTCGTTTTCCACAGACCGTATTGCCCGGCAAGCTGACAGACCCGGAAACCCACCAAAACGCATCCATTTGCATACTTTCTCCGACTCATTTATCCGATTCAATGGAAACACAGAGGGCTTGGACCCCAAGTCTTTCCAACCATACTGAGAATTTGTAACCCCCAGCACAACTACAGTCTTCAAAGCCATCAAAAAGCTTCAAAGCCAATATGTTTCCTCACAATGTTTGCTATATATAAGAACCATCAGAAAATGGATTTGAAAAAACACAAAGGAATACGTTGCGTTTGtcgttgaaagttgaaaccaagAAAACTACAAAACTAAGCCTTGTGTTTTAAGTAAGCGTGGGAAGTGTTGGTTGAAGACTTTCGTCGAGCAGGTGGAGGGCAATCCGCCCTGAAAAATTAGGTGAAAAAACGTGCAACAGCTACACGCTTCCGTGAATGAGACTTGTTCCGAACAAGTTGTTCGTGTGCTGATGTGAGAGCTCTGTGAAGCCAGACGCACGTTGACCACAAATTGAGAGTGAAAAAACGATTCAAACGAccataaataaatcaaaatttttatatttatagatCCTTCTGAACCTGCGACCtcgaacattttttttttttgagaataaacgGCAGACTGCGACCTCGAACATTGAACTCGCGTTTTGGGGTGACCATGTCAAGGAATTGTGGTAGGACCATCACACATTACACGTGGcgtatatttaattctttaaaaaatatgttattatTGGACGGAGaatgatattgattttttttttaaaaattttattataaataatttataattattttttattactaatCGTTAATCAGTGTAATGCACAAGAATAGTTACTGAATgagtttcaagaaaaaaaaatgcattatttttgagttgaagtagtaagcaaaaatgcatgaaattaaaaaaaaaaaaaaaaaacgatattgaaagaaatagcacaaagttttattagttaaagttttattagttagattgaagaaagcaatgttattttatttagtagTTTTTTGTAGGAAGGAAAAAGAGACAGAATGTTGCGTCTCTAATTTAGTTTGTATtgtatatatcatattatatataataaaagttgggcttagacgctgtggttgcgccaagtggcttcaccaaattgcagaaattttaataaatttttagattttaagaatagatatataaatatttttttggataaatatgacaaatcatattatatataataaaagttgggcttagacgccatggttgcgccaagtggcttcaccaaattgcagaaattttaataaatttttagattttaagaatagatatatacatattttttggatatgaCAAATTCAGTAatgaaataaagtaatatttgatttacaactatagcaattgtgtttatctaaaatgttatcaacaaagtctaaaatcaatagactcttcatctaa
This genomic window contains:
- the LOC126695341 gene encoding arogenate dehydratase/prephenate dehydratase 1, chloroplastic-like isoform X1, with translation MALKTVVVLGVTNSQYGWKDLGSKPSVFPLNRINESEKVCKWMRFGGFPGLSACRAIRSVENENTSNRGTKLQQIVDQTENDVSRRLQKDLNSLPRPLSISDLSAIPDGGSKVRISFKGLPGSYSEDAALKAYPKCETVPCNDFEDAFKAVELWLADKAVLPIENSSGGSIHRNYDLLLRHRLQIVGEVQLNCNLCLLALPGVRAEHLKRVLSHSQALSLSDILLSKLGVSRENVDDTAGAAQYVSSNGLRDAGVVASARAAEIYGLNILAERIQDDFDNVTRYLVLARDPIIPRTNKPFKTSIVFTLDEGPGVLFKALAVFALRDINLKKIESRPQRKRPLRVVDDSNTGRAKYFDYLFYIDFEASMAEPRAQNALGHLQEFATFLRILGCYPMDTTL
- the LOC126695341 gene encoding arogenate dehydratase/prephenate dehydratase 1, chloroplastic-like isoform X2 — its product is MALKTVVVLGVTNSQYGWKDLGSKPSVFPLNRINESEKVCKWMRFGGFPGLSACRAIRSVENENTSNRGTKLQQIVDQTENDVSRRLQKDLNSLPRPLSISDLSAIPDGGSKVRISFKGLPGSYSEDAALKAYPKCETVPCNDFEDAFKAVELWLADKAVLPIENSSGGSIHRNYDLLLRHRLQIVGEVQLNCNLCLLALPGVRAEHLKRVLSHSQALSLSDILLSKLGVSRENVDDTAGAAQYVSSNGLRDAGVVASARAAEIYGLNILAERIQDDFDNVTRYLVLARDPIIPRTNKPFKTSIVFTLDEGPGVLFKALAVFALRDINLKKIESRPQRKRPLRVVDDSNTGRAKNLQRSFAYLVAIPWIQLYSFLSSQTFQAGGRGEFVYFLMVCAISE